CCAAACTCGCCCCGGCCATCGCCGACTCCACGCACACAAACCCCGAAGCCTCGTTGAAACTCACCCCCAGCAGCGGCCGGCTTCCCGGGTGCCACACCACCGTGTCGGCGCTGTCGCCAGTGTCGATGCACAGCTCGCGCTGCCAGGCATGGTCTTTAAGGTGCAATTCACCGTCGTGCTGGAACACCCGCTGGCAGCCGCCATCGACCCGCAATTCACCTTCCTGCTGGCAAGCCTGGCGATTGAGCTGGTCGTAACCTTGCGCCCCGTCCAGCCCAGACAGCGCTATCTCACCCACGTTGCCAATCCGCCAGTAGGCGTGCAAAGCATGACTGAGCTGGCACGGCAGTTCGTCCTGATGCTCGGTGGCCAGGCGCAGTTCCAGGGTTTCCCCCAGGTGTGCATGCAGGTCCACTTGCCAATCGCATAGCTTCAATTGCCAGTGCAAACGCACGCCGTCGTCGTCGGTGCTGCTGTCGAGCAGTTTCCAGTCGATCAGCCGCGCCCAACCATGGGACGGCCAGGCGTTTTCGCTGGGATGGCGGCCATACCATGGCCAACACACCGGCACGCCGCCACGAATGGCGCCGACCTGCGGCCACTTGGCCGCGCACCACAGCCAGGGTTTCTGGCCCGTGGGCTGGAAGTGCAGCAGTTGCGCACCCTGGCGACTGAACACCGCCTGGCACAGCGGATGATCGATCACCAGCACATCGCGCATCTGAAAGCGCTCCCAGGCGAATACAGGCCGCTCGCGCAGGGATTTGAAAAAGCGTTGCAGCGGATGCTCATGCATGTGCCACGGTCCTGAATAACTTTGCAGGAGCTGGCTTGCCTGCGATGGCATCGCCTCGGTGTGCCAGAAACACCGCGGGGCTCGCATCGCAGGCAAGCCAGCTCCCACACAAAAAAAAGCGGATAGCCATGGCTATCCGCAAAATGCGCACAGAGAGAAGGAGCTTATCGCAACAGCGTTAGAACGTAGACTGAATTTTCAGGCCCGCTACTACCGCGTTGTCGACTTGCTTAACACCACCTGGGTTGGCGATGTATTGCAGGTTAGGACGCACAGTCAGCCAGTTGGTAACGTGGAAGCCGTAGTTGAGTTCGACGTTGTATTCGGTGTTACGCAGTGGTGCGTAGCCCGATTGGTCGTAAT
This genomic window from Pseudomonas sp. Bout1 contains:
- a CDS encoding D-hexose-6-phosphate mutarotase, producing the protein MHEHPLQRFFKSLRERPVFAWERFQMRDVLVIDHPLCQAVFSRQGAQLLHFQPTGQKPWLWCAAKWPQVGAIRGGVPVCWPWYGRHPSENAWPSHGWARLIDWKLLDSSTDDDGVRLHWQLKLCDWQVDLHAHLGETLELRLATEHQDELPCQLSHALHAYWRIGNVGEIALSGLDGAQGYDQLNRQACQQEGELRVDGGCQRVFQHDGELHLKDHAWQRELCIDTGDSADTVVWHPGSRPLLGVSFNEASGFVCVESAMAGASLAPGERAHLSLQARAGI